From a region of the Tachypleus tridentatus isolate NWPU-2018 chromosome 1, ASM421037v1, whole genome shotgun sequence genome:
- the LOC143252768 gene encoding GRB10-interacting GYF protein 1-like isoform X2, whose product MLEDEQRLWARSVNSDAVLRLNSKGVLLERGNGAPPVRGGRGGSVDRGRGRGRGGYYQRGIEYEDGIDAPPGGFSRTRHFERSQSIGEKEQRWNERERRLDRIPGRGGSIDDTSNIPRKDGARLDNWRAGPRDLERGDEDGSWRTAGSRGLDKWGRGSSKHHADRDRDSLHEIEPGFIRNGPTKSSFSHRKSAPVESWDDELVGGDQLPEWSVTDPEKVGTFDSSGAFRENKPKQDMPKSSETTSKEVPRHQSPSSPSGKMWKENIK is encoded by the exons CGATCGGTAAATAGTGATGCAGTATTAAGACTTAATTCAAAAGGAGTACTCTTGGAACGAGGCAATGGAGCACCGCCAGTGCGGGGTGGTCGAGGAGGATCAGTGGATCGAGGAAGAGGCAGAG GACGTGGTGGTTATTATCAAAGAGGGATAGAATACGAAGATGGCATTGATGCTCCTCCTGGTGGATTTTCACGTACTCGTCACTTTGAGAGAAGTCAAAGCATTGGTGAAAAAGAACAGAGGTGGAATGAAAG GGAGAGAAGACTGGACAGAATTCCAG GAAGGGGAGGTAGTATTGATGATACCTCCAACATTCCGAGAAAAGATGGTGCAAGACTGGACAACTGGAGGGCAGGGCCTCGAGATCTAGAAAGGGGAGATGAGGATGGTTCATGGCGGACAGCCGGATCTCGAGGCCTTGATAAATGGG GGAGAGGTTCATCCAAACACCATGCAGACAGAGATAGAGATTCATTACATGAAATAGAGCCAGGTTTTATTCGCAATGGTCCAACAAAGTCCTCTTTTTCCCATCGAAAATCAGCTCCTGTTGAATCATGGGATGATGAATTAG TTGGTGGTGACCAGTTACCAGAATGGAGTGTAACAGATCCAGAAAAAGTTGGAACTTTTGATTCTTCCGGTGCCTTCAGAGAGAATAAG ccAAAGCAGGACATGCCCAAGTCATCAGAAACCACTAGTAAAGAAGTACCAAGACATCAATCACCCTCATCACCTAGTGGGAAAATGTGGAAGGAAAACATAAAGTAG
- the LOC143252768 gene encoding GRB10-interacting GYF protein 1-like isoform X1, producing MLEDEQRLWARSVNSDAVLRLNSKGVLLERGNGAPPVRGGRGGSVDRGRGRGRGGYYQRGIEYEDGIDAPPGGFSRTRHFERSQSIGEKEQRWNERERRLDRIPGRGGSIDDTSNIPRKDGARLDNWRAGPRDLERGDEDGSWRTAGSRGLDKWGRGSSKHHADRDRDSLHEIEPGFIRNGPTKSSFSHRKSAPVESWDDELVGGDQLPEWSVTDPEKVGTFDSSGAFRENKDWGSPSGDESEGENHKNNLQICKPKQDMPKSSETTSKEVPRHQSPSSPSGKMWKENIK from the exons CGATCGGTAAATAGTGATGCAGTATTAAGACTTAATTCAAAAGGAGTACTCTTGGAACGAGGCAATGGAGCACCGCCAGTGCGGGGTGGTCGAGGAGGATCAGTGGATCGAGGAAGAGGCAGAG GACGTGGTGGTTATTATCAAAGAGGGATAGAATACGAAGATGGCATTGATGCTCCTCCTGGTGGATTTTCACGTACTCGTCACTTTGAGAGAAGTCAAAGCATTGGTGAAAAAGAACAGAGGTGGAATGAAAG GGAGAGAAGACTGGACAGAATTCCAG GAAGGGGAGGTAGTATTGATGATACCTCCAACATTCCGAGAAAAGATGGTGCAAGACTGGACAACTGGAGGGCAGGGCCTCGAGATCTAGAAAGGGGAGATGAGGATGGTTCATGGCGGACAGCCGGATCTCGAGGCCTTGATAAATGGG GGAGAGGTTCATCCAAACACCATGCAGACAGAGATAGAGATTCATTACATGAAATAGAGCCAGGTTTTATTCGCAATGGTCCAACAAAGTCCTCTTTTTCCCATCGAAAATCAGCTCCTGTTGAATCATGGGATGATGAATTAG TTGGTGGTGACCAGTTACCAGAATGGAGTGTAACAGATCCAGAAAAAGTTGGAACTTTTGATTCTTCCGGTGCCTTCAGAGAGAATAAG GATTGGGGTAGTCCTTCAGGTGACGAGTCAGAAGGGGAAAAccataaaaataacttacaaatttGTAAA ccAAAGCAGGACATGCCCAAGTCATCAGAAACCACTAGTAAAGAAGTACCAAGACATCAATCACCCTCATCACCTAGTGGGAAAATGTGGAAGGAAAACATAAAGTAG